In Mytilus edulis chromosome 7, xbMytEdul2.2, whole genome shotgun sequence, a single genomic region encodes these proteins:
- the LOC139481426 gene encoding uncharacterized protein, with product MFPASGKYEDNFRYLHVRELSNLANRTFPDVIPVFGSESLSDCSISCLRYFCVAFFFNADKLECTLNYFRFYLPTLTVEDTGSKYYLTFREDCPADQGYMYYPTENFCVKLNTTKIPYLEVQYNCVLERATTVRVDTLKKLNILQSYLASQGYNDDNDFAYIMSNPMPSNKYGFIDGTEMLYFDWMSGQPTNGGGGRIVMGGSNQKFYNVNKTEPHGFICEKHVLKP from the exons ATGTTTCCAGCGAGCGGAAAGTACGAGGATAATTTTCGTTACTTACACGTGAGAGAGTTATCTAATCTAGCAAACAGAACATTCCCTGACGTAATACCAGTCTTTGGATCAGAATCTTTATCAGATTGTTCAATCTCTTGCTTGAGGTACTTTTGTGTTGCATTTTTCTTCAACGCAGATAAACTGGAATGTACCttgaattattttcgtttttatcTTCCAACACTCACTGTTGAAGATACTGGTTCAAAATACTACTTGACTTTTCGAG agGACTGTCCAGCCGATCAAGGCTACATGTATTACCCAACAGAAAACTTTTGTGTGAAGTTAAATACAACTAAGATACCATATCTCGAAGTACAGTATAACTGTGTTTTAGAGAGAGCAACGACAGTAAGAGTTGACACCCTAAAAAAGCTCAACATTCTACAAAGTTATCTag CTTCACAAGGATATAACGATGACAACGATTTCGCATACATCATGAGCAACCCTATGCCGAGTAATAAATATGGCTTTATAGATGGCACGGAAATGCTTTATTTTGATTGGATGTCTGGACAACCAACCAATGGTGGTGGTGGACGAATAGTCATGGGAGGAAGCAATCAGAagttttacaatgtaaataaaacagaACCCCACGGGTTTATTTGCGAGAAACATGTTTTGAAGCCATAA